Proteins encoded together in one Micromonospora kangleipakensis window:
- a CDS encoding S66 family peptidase, with protein MSSPTYPPKPRPGDRVAVVSPSRGLSGLFPHVHELGLRRLREEFGLEPVEYPTTRVMGADPRDRARDLTAAFADPTITAVLATVGGDDLITVTPHLDDEVLRANPKPYFGYSDNTNVLNHLYRLGIVAYHGGSVLVHLGRPGKPHPLTFDSLRAALFTSGWYDLAPAPEWGDKPNPWDEPETLAFEPEMLPGDGWRWQGPSRVVQGRTWGGCLEILHWLMATDRVPSAAELAGSVLVFETSNELPGAQEVFRILRNMGERGLLAGFPAVVVGRAKAWDFDRPHTVEERRAWADDQREAVTRALAEYAPDAVVVFDVDLGHTDPQLIIPYGGEIRVDAVERRISVRY; from the coding sequence ATGAGCTCGCCCACCTACCCGCCGAAGCCCAGACCCGGCGACCGGGTCGCCGTGGTCTCTCCCTCCCGCGGCCTGTCGGGCCTCTTCCCGCACGTCCACGAGCTGGGGCTGCGCCGGCTGCGCGAGGAGTTCGGCCTGGAGCCGGTGGAGTACCCGACCACCCGGGTGATGGGCGCCGACCCGCGCGACCGGGCCCGGGACCTCACCGCCGCCTTCGCCGACCCGACGATCACCGCGGTGCTCGCCACCGTCGGCGGGGACGACCTGATCACGGTCACCCCGCACCTGGACGACGAGGTGCTGCGGGCCAACCCGAAGCCGTACTTCGGCTACTCGGACAACACCAACGTGCTCAACCACCTGTACCGGCTGGGCATCGTGGCGTACCACGGCGGGTCGGTGCTGGTGCACCTCGGCCGGCCGGGGAAACCGCACCCGCTGACCTTCGACTCGCTGCGCGCCGCCCTCTTCACCTCCGGCTGGTACGACCTGGCGCCCGCCCCCGAGTGGGGCGACAAGCCCAACCCGTGGGACGAGCCGGAGACGTTGGCGTTCGAGCCGGAGATGCTCCCCGGCGACGGCTGGCGCTGGCAGGGGCCGTCGCGGGTGGTCCAGGGGCGGACCTGGGGTGGCTGCCTGGAGATCCTGCACTGGCTGATGGCGACCGACCGGGTCCCGTCCGCCGCCGAGCTGGCCGGGTCGGTGCTGGTCTTCGAGACCTCCAACGAGCTGCCCGGCGCGCAGGAGGTGTTCCGGATCCTGCGGAACATGGGGGAGCGCGGGCTGCTCGCCGGCTTCCCGGCGGTCGTCGTCGGCCGGGCCAAGGCGTGGGACTTCGATCGGCCGCACACGGTCGAGGAGCGGCGGGCGTGGGCGGACGACCAGCGGGAGGCGGTCACCCGGGCGCTGGCGGAGTACGCCCCCGACGCCGTGGTGGTCTTCGACGTCGACCTGGGCCACACCGACCCGCAGCTGATCATCCCGTACGGCGGGGAGATCCGGGTCGACGCGGTCGAGCGCCGGATCTCGGTGCGCTACTGA
- a CDS encoding cyclase family protein, whose amino-acid sequence MAEQYRAQFDAEVTFANGGGLRTEGFRLDIPGRDIGDDELAALFVRHLGLLMVAEVRIDRRTIIEEPHKGGRGVATGAPSARRLVELSHVITDGMTTLPGWPGPRISDWLTREASRPNYAPGVEFHVARIDMIANTGTYLDTPAHRWADGADLTGTPLDRLADLPGLLVRVPAGTRAVDRLLLAPYDVAGRAVLLHTGWDAHFGTDRYAAPEAPYLTGDAARALVEAGAALVGIDSINIDDMSPAAAGERPAHSALLAAGIPIVEHLTGLDALPPTGFRFTAAPPRVAGMGTFPVRAFAVLG is encoded by the coding sequence GTGGCGGAGCAGTATCGGGCGCAGTTCGACGCGGAGGTCACCTTCGCCAACGGTGGCGGGCTGCGGACGGAGGGTTTCCGGCTGGACATCCCGGGCCGGGACATCGGCGACGACGAGTTGGCCGCGCTCTTCGTCCGGCACCTCGGGCTGCTGATGGTCGCTGAGGTGCGGATCGACCGCAGGACGATCATCGAAGAGCCGCACAAGGGCGGCCGGGGCGTCGCCACCGGCGCCCCGTCGGCGCGGCGGCTGGTCGAGCTGAGTCACGTGATCACCGACGGCATGACCACCCTGCCGGGCTGGCCCGGGCCGCGGATCAGCGACTGGCTCACCCGGGAAGCGTCCCGGCCGAACTACGCCCCCGGGGTCGAGTTCCACGTCGCCCGGATCGACATGATCGCGAACACCGGCACCTACCTGGACACCCCCGCGCACCGCTGGGCCGACGGCGCCGACCTCACCGGTACCCCGCTGGACCGCCTCGCCGACCTGCCCGGACTGCTCGTCCGGGTACCGGCGGGGACCCGCGCGGTGGACCGGCTGCTGCTCGCCCCGTACGACGTCGCCGGTCGGGCGGTGCTGCTGCACACCGGCTGGGACGCCCACTTCGGCACCGACCGGTACGCCGCCCCCGAGGCGCCCTACCTGACCGGGGACGCCGCCCGCGCCCTGGTCGAGGCGGGCGCCGCCCTGGTCGGCATCGACTCGATCAACATCGACGACATGAGCCCGGCGGCTGCCGGCGAGCGGCCGGCGCACAGTGCCCTGCTGGCCGCCGGCATCCCCATCGTCGAGCACCTGACCGGCCTCGACGCGCTGCCGCCGACCGGCTTCCGGTTCACCGCCGCCCCGCCGCGGGTGGCCGGCATGGGCACCTTCCCGGTCCGCGCCTTCGCCGTGCTCGGCTGA
- the mfd gene encoding transcription-repair coupling factor — translation MLTGLFAAALADPGLARARDLARSGAAQVDGLDLTAPAALRPFAVAGVAADEPAGGAGRPVLAVTATSREADDLASALGSLLPPEQVAVFPSWETLPHERLSPRSDTVGRRLAVLRRLAHPGSADAHGRTGPLRVVVAPVRSLLQPQLKGLGDLEPVQLAAGDEADLEEVARRLTDMAYARVDLVTKRGEFAVRGGILDVFPPTDEHPSRVEFWGDEVEEIRTFAVADQRTIEGVPQLWAPPCRELLLTPAVRKRAAALSQEHPELAEILDKLAEGIPVEGMESLVPALLGNESLELLLDCMPAGTHVLLCDPERIRTRAHDLVRTSEEFLQASWAAAAAGGQAPVDLGAAAFKTLADVRTAARALRQPWWTLAPFGLVEADATAPARQPWEDAPTEVDVTPDDAIAVTLAAQPAPLYHGETARVVDDLKRWAGEGWSIALVFEGHGPAQRAVEVLRDAGLGARLTEEVPTAPAPGELLVSCGCLSAGFVDEASRFVLLTGNDVTGGRGTSTRDMRKMPSRRRNTIDPLELKAGDHVVHEQHGIGRYVELVQRTVNGASREYLVIEYAPSKRGQPGDRLFVPTDQLDQLSRYVGGEQPTLHKMGGSDWQKSKARARKAVREIAAQLIQLYAARKASKGHSFGPDTPWQRELEDAFPWQETPDQLAAIEEVKRDMEQTVPMDRLICGDVGYGKTEIAVRAAFKAVQDGKQVAVLVPTTLLVQQHYNTFAERMGQFPVTIKQLSRFQTPKETEQTLAMAAEGTADIVIGTHRLLQSATRFKSLGLVIVDEEQRFGVEHKEHLKTMRASVDVLSMSATPIPRTLEMAITGIREMSTIATPPEERHPVLTFVGAQDDRQVAASIHRELLRDGQVFYLHNRVESIDRAARRIRELVPEARVAVAHGQMGEDALEKVMVGFWEKEFDVLVCTTIVESGIDIPNANTLIVERADLLGLAQLHQIRGRVGRARERAYAYFLYPPEKPLTEHAHERLATIAQHTELGAGMYVAMKDLEIRGAGNLLGGEQSGHIEGVGFDLYIRMVGEAVSAFKGEQPEEEADVKIDLPVDAHLPHDYVGVERLRLEMYRKLAEARDEERLSEVVAEMTDRYGEPPAPVQNLVAVARFRLLARRYGLTDVSMQGKHLRFGPLPLPDSKQLRLKRYHPDSVYKQAADQVSVPRPSTRRVGGEPLRDQALLEWCAQLLKDVLGEPEERAGSARPAVASGR, via the coding sequence ATGCTCACCGGACTGTTCGCCGCCGCCCTGGCCGACCCGGGGTTGGCCCGGGCCCGTGACCTGGCGCGCTCCGGTGCCGCGCAGGTCGACGGCCTGGACCTCACCGCCCCGGCCGCGCTGCGCCCGTTCGCGGTCGCCGGGGTCGCGGCGGACGAGCCCGCGGGCGGCGCCGGCCGCCCGGTGCTGGCGGTGACCGCCACCAGCAGGGAAGCCGACGACCTCGCCTCGGCGCTGGGCAGCCTGCTCCCGCCGGAGCAGGTGGCGGTCTTCCCGTCCTGGGAGACGCTGCCGCACGAGCGGCTCTCGCCCCGCTCCGACACCGTCGGGCGGCGGCTGGCCGTGCTGCGCCGGCTGGCCCACCCGGGGTCGGCCGACGCGCACGGCCGCACCGGGCCGCTGCGGGTCGTCGTGGCGCCGGTCCGGTCGCTGCTGCAGCCGCAGCTCAAGGGGCTCGGCGACCTGGAACCGGTGCAGCTCGCCGCGGGCGACGAGGCGGATCTGGAGGAGGTCGCCCGCCGGCTCACCGACATGGCGTACGCCCGGGTCGACCTGGTCACCAAGCGGGGTGAGTTCGCCGTCCGCGGCGGCATCCTGGACGTCTTCCCGCCCACCGACGAGCACCCGTCCCGGGTCGAGTTCTGGGGCGACGAGGTGGAGGAGATCCGCACCTTCGCCGTCGCTGACCAGCGCACCATCGAGGGCGTGCCGCAGCTCTGGGCGCCGCCCTGCCGGGAACTGCTGCTCACCCCGGCGGTCCGCAAGCGCGCCGCCGCCCTGTCCCAGGAACACCCGGAGCTGGCCGAGATCCTCGACAAGCTCGCCGAGGGCATCCCCGTCGAGGGGATGGAGTCGCTGGTCCCGGCGCTGCTCGGCAACGAGAGCCTGGAACTGCTGCTGGACTGCATGCCGGCCGGTACCCACGTGCTGCTCTGCGACCCGGAGCGGATCCGCACCCGGGCGCACGACCTGGTGCGTACCTCCGAGGAGTTCCTCCAGGCGAGCTGGGCCGCGGCCGCCGCCGGCGGCCAGGCCCCGGTCGACCTCGGCGCCGCCGCCTTCAAGACCCTGGCCGACGTACGCACGGCGGCCCGCGCCCTGCGCCAGCCCTGGTGGACCCTCGCCCCGTTCGGCCTGGTCGAGGCGGACGCCACCGCCCCGGCCAGGCAGCCCTGGGAGGACGCGCCGACCGAGGTCGACGTCACCCCCGACGACGCGATCGCGGTGACCCTGGCCGCCCAGCCCGCCCCGCTCTACCACGGCGAGACCGCCCGGGTGGTCGACGACCTGAAGCGCTGGGCCGGCGAGGGCTGGTCGATCGCGCTGGTCTTCGAGGGGCACGGCCCCGCCCAGCGCGCCGTCGAGGTGCTCCGCGACGCCGGCCTCGGCGCCCGGCTCACCGAGGAGGTGCCGACCGCGCCCGCCCCCGGCGAGCTGCTGGTCAGCTGCGGCTGCCTGAGCGCCGGCTTCGTCGACGAGGCGTCCCGGTTCGTGCTCCTCACCGGCAACGACGTCACCGGCGGCCGGGGCACCTCCACCCGGGACATGCGCAAGATGCCGAGCCGGCGGCGCAACACCATCGACCCGCTGGAGCTGAAGGCCGGCGACCACGTCGTGCACGAGCAGCACGGCATCGGCCGGTACGTCGAGCTGGTGCAGCGCACCGTCAACGGCGCCTCCCGCGAATACCTGGTCATCGAGTACGCCCCGAGCAAGCGGGGCCAGCCCGGCGACCGGCTCTTCGTCCCCACCGACCAGCTCGACCAGCTCTCCCGGTACGTCGGCGGCGAGCAGCCCACCCTGCACAAGATGGGCGGCTCGGACTGGCAGAAGTCGAAGGCCCGGGCCCGCAAGGCGGTCCGCGAGATCGCCGCGCAGCTGATCCAGCTCTACGCCGCCCGCAAGGCGTCCAAGGGGCACTCGTTCGGCCCGGACACCCCGTGGCAGCGGGAGCTGGAGGACGCCTTCCCCTGGCAGGAGACGCCGGACCAGCTCGCCGCCATCGAGGAGGTCAAGCGGGACATGGAGCAGACCGTCCCGATGGACCGCCTGATCTGCGGCGACGTCGGGTACGGCAAGACCGAGATCGCGGTCCGGGCGGCGTTCAAGGCGGTGCAGGACGGCAAGCAGGTCGCCGTGCTGGTGCCCACCACCCTGCTGGTGCAGCAGCACTACAACACGTTCGCCGAGCGGATGGGCCAGTTCCCGGTGACCATCAAGCAGCTCTCCCGGTTCCAGACGCCGAAGGAGACCGAGCAGACCCTGGCGATGGCGGCCGAGGGCACCGCCGACATCGTCATCGGCACCCACCGGCTGCTCCAGTCGGCCACCCGGTTCAAGTCGCTGGGTCTGGTCATCGTCGACGAGGAGCAGCGCTTCGGCGTCGAGCACAAGGAGCACCTGAAGACGATGCGGGCCTCGGTCGACGTGCTGAGCATGTCGGCCACCCCGATCCCGCGGACGCTGGAGATGGCGATCACCGGCATCCGGGAGATGTCCACCATCGCCACCCCGCCGGAGGAGCGGCACCCGGTGCTGACCTTCGTCGGGGCGCAGGACGACCGGCAGGTGGCCGCCTCGATCCACCGGGAGCTGCTCCGCGACGGGCAGGTCTTCTACCTGCACAACCGGGTCGAGTCGATCGACCGGGCGGCCCGCCGGATCCGGGAGCTGGTGCCCGAGGCGCGGGTCGCGGTGGCGCACGGCCAGATGGGCGAGGACGCGCTGGAGAAGGTCATGGTCGGCTTCTGGGAGAAGGAGTTCGACGTCCTGGTCTGCACCACGATCGTGGAGTCGGGCATCGACATCCCGAACGCCAACACCCTGATCGTGGAGCGGGCCGACCTGCTCGGCCTGGCCCAGCTGCACCAGATCCGCGGCCGGGTCGGCCGGGCCCGGGAGCGGGCGTACGCGTACTTCCTCTACCCACCGGAGAAGCCGCTCACCGAGCACGCGCACGAGCGGCTGGCCACCATCGCCCAGCACACCGAGCTGGGCGCCGGCATGTACGTGGCGATGAAGGACCTGGAGATCCGGGGCGCCGGCAACCTGCTCGGCGGCGAGCAGTCCGGTCACATCGAGGGCGTCGGCTTCGATCTGTACATCCGGATGGTCGGCGAGGCGGTCTCGGCGTTCAAGGGCGAGCAGCCCGAGGAGGAGGCCGACGTCAAGATCGACCTCCCGGTCGACGCGCACCTGCCGCACGACTACGTCGGCGTGGAGCGGCTGCGCCTGGAGATGTACCGCAAGCTCGCCGAGGCGCGTGACGAGGAGCGGCTGAGCGAGGTGGTCGCGGAGATGACCGACCGGTACGGCGAGCCGCCAGCCCCGGTGCAGAACCTGGTCGCGGTGGCCCGGTTCCGGCTGCTGGCCCGCCGGTACGGCCTCACCGACGTCTCGATGCAGGGCAAGCACCTCCGGTTCGGCCCGCTGCCGCTGCCGGACTCGAAACAGCTCCGGCTCAAGCGCTACCACCCGGACTCGGTCTACAAGCAGGCCGCGGACCAGGTCAGCGTCCCGCGCCCGAGCACCCGCCGAGTCGGCGGCGAGCCGCTGCGCGACCAGGCCCTCCTGGAGTGGTGCGCCCAGCTCCTCAAGGACGTGCTGGGCGAGCCCGAGGAGCGGGCCGGTTCTGCCCGCCCCGCAGTGGCGAGCGGAAGGTGA
- a CDS encoding nucleoside triphosphate pyrophosphohydrolase: MSARIVLLVTSPRLPAGLLTAAAWDVVRSAPVLAGAESALTAAVRSAGAEVTVVDGGATQALLDAMAARGTAVWLAGPAGDEALARELGLRLARSPGLAELELMYGSWDPPGARLLDAVEVMDRLASPGGDPWKLAQTHRSLAGFLLEECYEAYDAISADDTDALREELGDVLLQVLLHARLAEDLPEGERWNVDDVAGGLVDKMVRRNPHVFSGAQTGSLEEIEANWERIKRAEKARESVLDGIALSQPALALAAKILDRAARVGLAVPPPLADSQVDPEARLGASLLSTVAAARRADIDPEAALRRTTLAYAEAVRAAEREARTNPPS; the protein is encoded by the coding sequence ATGTCCGCGCGGATCGTCCTGCTGGTCACCTCGCCCCGGCTGCCGGCCGGCCTGCTGACCGCGGCCGCCTGGGACGTCGTACGGTCCGCTCCGGTGCTGGCGGGCGCGGAGAGCGCGCTGACGGCGGCGGTCCGCTCGGCGGGCGCCGAGGTCACTGTGGTCGACGGCGGCGCGACCCAGGCGTTGCTGGACGCGATGGCCGCCCGCGGCACGGCGGTCTGGCTGGCCGGCCCGGCCGGCGACGAGGCGCTGGCCCGGGAGCTGGGACTGCGGCTGGCCCGGTCGCCCGGCCTGGCCGAGCTGGAGCTGATGTACGGCTCGTGGGATCCGCCGGGCGCGCGGCTGCTGGACGCGGTCGAGGTGATGGACCGGCTGGCCTCGCCGGGTGGTGACCCGTGGAAGCTCGCGCAGACCCACCGCAGCCTCGCCGGTTTCCTGCTGGAGGAGTGTTACGAGGCGTACGACGCGATCAGCGCGGACGACACCGACGCCCTCCGCGAGGAGTTGGGCGACGTGTTGCTCCAGGTGTTGCTGCACGCCCGGCTCGCCGAGGATCTGCCCGAGGGCGAGCGGTGGAACGTCGACGACGTGGCCGGCGGGCTGGTCGACAAGATGGTCCGCCGCAACCCGCACGTCTTCTCTGGCGCGCAGACGGGCTCGCTGGAGGAGATCGAGGCCAACTGGGAGCGGATCAAGCGTGCCGAGAAGGCCCGCGAGTCGGTGCTGGACGGCATCGCGCTGAGCCAGCCCGCCCTCGCCCTGGCCGCCAAGATCCTCGATCGCGCCGCCCGGGTCGGCCTCGCCGTCCCGCCACCCCTCGCTGACTCCCAGGTCGACCCGGAGGCCAGACTCGGCGCCAGCCTCCTCTCCACCGTCGCGGCGGCGCGGCGGGCGGACATCGACCCCGAGGCCGCCCTCCGCCGCACCACCCTCGCCTACGCCGAAGCCGTCCGCGCCGCCGAACGCGAGGCCCGCACCAACCCACCCAGTTGA
- a CDS encoding DUF885 domain-containing protein → MESFVPLAERIVEALLESRPGLATSAGDHRYDDRLPDLSADAVAADQGMLKEAADALSEIDPDSLDVEEGVDHALLSSLVDRALFESTEIRAHEWDPLRHNPGPLLHALLARPYAPVGERLTHLAGRLSDVPDALATARATLRDMPRIHAETAVGQFTGTAALIRDGVPRLLAEAPGLHGRIEPVAIDAIAALEEFVAWLRMGLAADSGPGRDPRLGRRRWEARLWHTLDTELGAAEVQRRAWANLERVTAEIREAAVELVGGPADDGTVRRALDLLAAEHPDDNSIVDLASVTLDEASDFVRAHDLITLVEDPCVIQEMPEFARGVAVAYCDSPGPLETAELPTFYCIAPTPADWPAHRVESFYREYNDHMIRNLTVHEAMPGHFLQLAHARRYAGPTRVRALTESGVFVEGWAVYTEELMAGLGFGGLPVRLQQLKMQLRMTINALLDQLVHCEELPESEAMALMTGRGFQEEGEAAGKWRRALLTSTQLSTYFVGYSEMADIARSRPDGVPVREWHDAMLAHDCPPPRHLRTLLGV, encoded by the coding sequence ATGGAGTCGTTCGTGCCGCTCGCTGAGCGGATCGTCGAAGCATTGCTGGAGAGCCGGCCGGGGCTGGCCACGTCGGCCGGGGACCACCGGTACGACGACCGGCTGCCCGACCTCTCCGCGGACGCGGTCGCGGCGGACCAGGGGATGCTCAAGGAGGCCGCCGACGCGCTCTCCGAGATCGACCCGGACTCGCTCGACGTCGAGGAGGGCGTCGACCACGCGCTGCTGAGCAGCCTTGTCGACCGGGCGCTGTTCGAGTCGACGGAGATCCGCGCGCACGAGTGGGACCCGCTGCGGCACAACCCGGGTCCGCTGCTGCACGCGCTGCTCGCCCGCCCGTACGCGCCCGTCGGGGAGCGGCTGACCCACCTGGCCGGGCGGCTGTCGGACGTACCGGACGCCCTGGCGACCGCGCGCGCCACGCTGCGCGACATGCCGCGGATCCACGCCGAGACGGCGGTCGGGCAGTTCACCGGCACGGCGGCGCTGATCCGCGACGGGGTGCCCCGGCTGCTGGCCGAGGCGCCGGGGCTGCACGGCCGGATCGAGCCGGTCGCGATCGACGCGATCGCCGCGCTGGAAGAGTTCGTGGCCTGGCTGCGAATGGGCCTGGCCGCCGACTCCGGGCCGGGGCGCGACCCGCGGCTGGGCCGGCGGCGCTGGGAGGCGCGGCTCTGGCACACCCTCGACACCGAGCTGGGCGCCGCCGAGGTGCAGCGCCGGGCCTGGGCCAACCTGGAGCGGGTCACCGCGGAGATCCGCGAGGCGGCCGTCGAGCTGGTCGGTGGCCCGGCCGACGACGGGACGGTACGCCGCGCGCTGGACCTGCTCGCCGCCGAGCATCCGGACGACAACTCCATCGTGGATCTGGCCTCGGTCACCCTGGACGAGGCGAGCGACTTCGTCCGCGCGCACGACCTGATCACCCTGGTCGAGGACCCGTGCGTGATCCAGGAGATGCCGGAGTTCGCCCGGGGCGTCGCGGTGGCGTACTGCGACTCGCCGGGCCCGCTGGAGACGGCCGAGCTGCCGACCTTCTACTGCATCGCGCCCACCCCGGCGGACTGGCCGGCGCACCGGGTCGAGTCGTTCTACCGCGAGTACAACGACCACATGATCCGCAACCTGACCGTGCACGAGGCGATGCCCGGCCACTTCCTCCAGCTCGCCCACGCCCGCCGGTACGCCGGCCCCACCCGGGTCCGCGCGCTGACCGAGTCCGGCGTGTTCGTCGAGGGCTGGGCGGTCTACACCGAGGAGCTGATGGCCGGCCTCGGCTTCGGCGGCCTGCCGGTGCGGTTGCAGCAGCTCAAGATGCAGCTCCGGATGACCATCAACGCCCTGCTCGACCAGCTCGTGCACTGCGAGGAGCTGCCCGAGTCGGAGGCGATGGCGCTGATGACCGGGCGCGGCTTCCAGGAGGAGGGCGAGGCGGCCGGCAAGTGGCGCCGGGCGCTGCTCACCTCCACCCAGCTCTCCACCTACTTCGTCGGCTACAGCGAGATGGCCGACATCGCCCGGTCCCGGCCGGACGGGGTGCCGGTGCGCGAGTGGCACGACGCGATGCTGGCGCACGACTGCCCGCCGCCCCGGCACCTGCGCACCCTGCTCGGTGTCTGA
- a CDS encoding NAD(+) diphosphatase: MSVPQPVRAGFLPGSDATVPPAPDDLALPVAGRRLLTAPDGGFPRVADLPPETRWVPLGTLDGLPAWGAEVIPGENDGGRWRSWRALAAELPEPLATLAGRALAVLTWRRTHRWCGACRAELADVPGETARRCPGCELYVPMGLSAAVLTAITRPGPAGGTDELLLVRHAYGPTELWALVAGFLEAGESLEAAVHREVAEEVGLAVGRVTYFGSQPWAMSGPGTLLAGFTATAADPTAEPVVDGRELVQARWFPLDALPAELPPAYSISRWLIDATVTAARR; the protein is encoded by the coding sequence ATGTCGGTCCCCCAGCCCGTACGCGCAGGCTTCCTGCCGGGATCGGACGCCACCGTCCCGCCCGCCCCCGACGATCTGGCCCTGCCGGTGGCCGGCCGCCGGCTGTTGACCGCGCCGGACGGGGGCTTCCCCCGGGTCGCCGACCTGCCGCCGGAGACCCGCTGGGTGCCACTGGGCACGCTCGACGGGTTACCCGCCTGGGGCGCCGAGGTGATCCCGGGCGAGAACGACGGAGGGCGCTGGCGCAGCTGGCGCGCGCTCGCCGCCGAGCTGCCCGAACCGCTCGCCACGCTCGCCGGTCGGGCGCTGGCGGTGCTCACCTGGCGGCGTACCCACCGCTGGTGCGGCGCCTGCCGGGCGGAACTGGCCGACGTGCCCGGCGAGACGGCCCGCCGCTGCCCCGGCTGCGAGCTGTACGTCCCGATGGGGCTCTCCGCCGCCGTGCTCACCGCGATCACCCGCCCCGGCCCGGCCGGCGGCACCGACGAGCTGCTGCTCGTCCGGCACGCGTACGGGCCGACGGAGCTCTGGGCGCTGGTCGCCGGCTTCCTCGAGGCGGGCGAGTCGCTGGAGGCGGCGGTGCACCGGGAGGTGGCCGAGGAGGTCGGGCTGGCCGTCGGCCGGGTCACCTACTTCGGCAGCCAGCCCTGGGCGATGTCCGGGCCGGGGACGCTGCTGGCCGGCTTCACCGCCACCGCCGCCGACCCCACGGCCGAGCCGGTGGTCGACGGGCGGGAGCTGGTGCAGGCGCGCTGGTTCCCGCTGGACGCGCTGCCGGCGGAGCTGCCGCCGGCGTACTCGATCTCCCGCTGGCTGATCGACGCGACGGTGACCGCCGCGCGGCGCTGA
- a CDS encoding alpha/beta fold hydrolase produces MSFITTRDGTDIYYKDWGEGPVVTFSHGWPLSADAWDGQMLFLAQNGFRVVAHDRRGHGRSSQAGTRNDMDGYADDLAAVIEALDLRDATLIGHSTGGGEVARYVGRHGTGRVAKAVLISAVPPIMVQTPDNPEGLPISVFDELRANLVKDRSQFYQDLAQMFYGANRPGAKVSKGILDQFWLWSMQAGLWNAYESIKAFSETDFRDDLAKFDVPTLVLHGEDDQIVPVKDSARKTAQLVRNAQDIYYPGAPHGITSTHQDQVNKDLLAFLLS; encoded by the coding sequence ATGAGCTTCATCACGACCAGGGACGGCACGGACATCTACTACAAGGACTGGGGTGAGGGTCCGGTCGTCACCTTCTCCCACGGCTGGCCGCTCAGCGCGGACGCCTGGGACGGGCAGATGCTCTTCCTGGCGCAGAACGGCTTCCGGGTGGTCGCCCACGACCGTCGCGGCCACGGCCGGTCCAGCCAGGCCGGCACCCGAAACGACATGGACGGGTACGCCGACGACCTCGCCGCGGTCATCGAGGCGCTCGACCTGCGGGACGCGACGCTGATCGGCCACTCGACCGGCGGCGGCGAGGTGGCCCGCTACGTCGGCCGGCACGGCACCGGCCGGGTCGCCAAGGCGGTGCTCATCTCGGCCGTACCGCCGATCATGGTGCAGACCCCGGACAACCCGGAGGGCCTCCCGATCAGCGTGTTCGACGAGCTGCGCGCGAACCTGGTCAAGGACCGGTCGCAGTTCTACCAGGACCTGGCGCAGATGTTCTACGGCGCCAACCGGCCCGGCGCGAAGGTCTCGAAGGGGATCCTCGACCAGTTCTGGCTGTGGAGCATGCAGGCCGGGCTGTGGAACGCGTACGAGAGCATCAAGGCGTTCTCGGAGACGGACTTCCGGGACGACCTCGCCAAGTTCGACGTCCCCACGCTCGTGCTGCACGGCGAAGACGACCAGATCGTCCCGGTGAAGGACTCGGCGCGGAAGACCGCCCAGCTCGTCCGGAACGCGCAGGACATCTACTACCCGGGCGCGCCGCACGGCATCACTTCGACCCACCAGGATCAGGTCAACAAGGATCTGCTCGCGTTCCTGCTGAGCTGA